One Cydia splendana chromosome 21, ilCydSple1.2, whole genome shotgun sequence genomic region harbors:
- the LOC134801059 gene encoding protein O-GlcNAcase, with product MTESSPDEANANRKDFICGVVEGFYGRPWTTEQRKDLFQKQKKWGLDMYVYAPKDDYKHRAYWRELYTVEEAEHLTSLISAARAQGITFCYALSPGLDITYSSQKEITTLKRKLEQVSQFGCTCFALLFDDIEPEMSEADKQIFQSFAHAQVSVTNEIHQHLGCPRFLLCPTQYCSTRAVPTVNSSEYLNTLGTKLSQQIDIMWTGPKVISKTLTTECIEEITAVLRRPPVIWDNLHANDYDQKRIFLGPYCGRSPELIPLLRGVLTNPNCEYNANMIAIRTLAHWASCSLDAPTHMEAVSWDIKLESESEQGVCEDEAPVTLGKHVYHPRQALRQAIIEWLPEFSIPKTAQGPVIKPQPPVTVPPVPIIPILPMVNTCMSLLTATTNTTTTSASSAISAIPTVSTSQLQALADCPAARLKHQTVSPVETFSAVTNPVMNSLVSPTKVILNESIQNPIIPIASSNISLPSEIPVSTLPVPLLGIKSLEEVDKSEDQSMVDGDRQDKNDSVVNDSVLESASFIEEMKKDKEEYQDTIIVDDEKVEEQQQNGDMSLGDTPQTLSPNRPSLPEGEPLDVDPPSAANTDTDVVMNDQLSENGSMQVEPSNSPLSTDMMVEPADPVETTDEPVEESSIDANALTEDDLVLLCDLFYLPFEHGSRGLRLLHDFHWLTGHAAGMLPRGNKPETSEWRRRRSRFAWWTARARRLLRRLEACANRELHAELQPYVWELCAVLALLDGLVRWLELGKFPQNIATNTQGSYTWFSKGWREAFESGAQEPWVFRGGLTADLRRLLPVECSGDQLRPQAVPREPPLTVRPYTAADENAVCEICHKTCRDGSDCSDLFPSDLQTLPADRLVQPFLTLAPSMCMVIEEDEMFVREGEENVNGVKPGIVGYACAALNSKEFYKKQEVAWIPEMCKKYPEQLTEREDLSQAAKECIHHFHQFSALERAPLGVLRAQPALLTCCVRADCRDPLAPARLLTCLLAALRAHGVNGVHACINATDHYLLQFYSKLGFAEAARSGSRVFLARSF from the exons ACAAAAAAAATGGGGCCTAGACATGTATGTGTACGCTCCAAAAGACGATTACAAGCACCGTGCCTATTGGAGGGAGTTGTACACAGTGGAGGAGGCGGAGCACCTCACGTCTCTGATCTCTGCGGCCAGGGCTCAGGGCATTACCTTCTGTTATGCTTTGTCTCCGGGCCTGGATATCACATATAGCAGCCAGAAGGAAATTACCACTTTGAAACGGAAACTTGAACAG GTGTCTCAATTCGGCTGCACATGCTTTGCTCTCTTGTTTGACGACATTGAGCCGGAGATGAGCGAGGCGGACAAGCAGATCTTCCAGAGCTTCGCTCATGCACAG GTTTCTGTAACAAACGAGATCCATCAACACCTCGGCTGCCCTCGCTTCCTCCTCTGCCCAACACAGTACTGCTCGACCCGGGCTGTACCAACCGTCAACAGCTCCGAGTACCTCAACACGCTGGGAACCAAGCTGTCTCAACAGATCGACATCATGTGGACAG GGCCCAAAGTGATCTCCAAGACGTTGACCACGGAGTGTATAGAAGAGATAACCGCCGTACTGCGACGGCCGCCTGTTATTTGGGACAATCTCCACGCGAATGACTACGACCAGAAGAGGATATTCCtag GTCCATACTGCGGAAGGTCGCCAGAGCTGATCCCACTGTTACGAGGAGTCCTTACGAACCCCAACTGCGAATACAATGCGAATATGATCGCCATACGCACTCTCGCGCATTGGGCGAGCTGCAGCCTTGATGCACCAACGCACA TGGAAGCGGTGTCATGGGACATTAAATTAGAGTCCGAGAGCGAACAAGGCGTGTGCGAGGACGAGGCACCCGTGACCCTGGGCAAGCATGTCTACCACCCGCGGCAGGCGCTCAG ACAAGCAATAATCGAGTGGCTTCCAGAATTCTCCATACCCAAGACGGCGCAGGGGCCTGTGATCAAACCGCAGCCTCCAGTCACAG TCCCGCCGGTGCCGATAATCCCGATCCTGCCGATGGTGAACACATGCATGTCGCTGCTGACGGCTACCACCAATACCACTACAACTTCCGCCAGTAGCGCCATCTCTGCCATCCCGACGGTGTCCACGTCGCAGCTGCAGGCGCTGGCCGACTGCCCCGCCGCCCGCCTCAAGCACCAGACG GTATCACCAGTAGAAACCTTCAGTGCAGTTACGAATCCCGTTATGAACTCCCTAGTGTCCCCCACAAAAGTAATCCTCAACGAATCCATACAGAATCCCATCATACCCATCGCTAGCTCCAACATTTCCCTGCCTAGCGAAATACCTGTGTCTACCCTACCCGTACCACTCCTCGGTATAAAATCACTTGAAGAAGTTGACAAAAGCGAAGACCAGAGTATGGTAGACGGTGACAGACAGGATAAAAACGACAGTGTTGTGAATGACAGTGTTCTAGAAAGTGCCAGTTTCATAGAAGAGATGAAGAAGGATAAAGAAGAGTACCAGGACACGATTATTGTGGATGATGAGAAGGTTGAGGAGCAACAGCAGAATGGAGACATGAGTTTAGGAG ACACACCACAAACGCTGAGCCCGAACAGGCCGTCGCTGCCCGAAGGAGAGCCTCTCGATGTGGACCCACCGTCGGCCGCTAACACCGACACAGATGTAGTTATGAACGACCAACTTAGCGAA AATGGTTCTATGCAAGTGGAGCCTAGCAACAGTCCCCTGAGCACGGACATGATGGTAGAACCCGCGGACCCTGTCGAAACTACAGACGA ACCAGTCGAAGAATCATCGATAGACGCGAACGCGCTAACGGAGGACGACTTAGTGCTGCTCTGCGATCTGTTTTATCTACCATTCGAGCACGGCTCGCGCGGGTTACGGCTGCTACACGATTTTCATTGGTTAACGGGGCACGCGGCCGGAATGTTGCCGAGAGGGAACAAACCCGAG ACAAGCGAGTGGCGCCGCCGACGAAGCCGCTTCGCGTGGTGGACGGCCCGCGCCAGGCGCCTCCTGCGGCGACTGGAGGCCTGCGCCAACCGCGAGCTCCACGCCGAGCTGCAGCCCTACGTGTGGGAGCTGTGCGCCGTGCTGGCGCTGCTGGACGGACTGGTGCGGTGGTTAG AACTTGGCAAATTCCCGCAGAATATTGCAACGAATACACAAGGCAGCTATACAT GGTTCTCAAAAGGCTGGCGGGAAGCGTTCGAGAGCGGAGCCCAGGAGCCTTGGGTGTTCCGCGGCGGACTTACAGCTGATTTACGGCGCCTTCTCCCAGTGGAGTGCAGCGGCGACCAGCTCCGCCCGCAGGCCGTGCCGCGCGAGCCGCCGCTCACAGTGCGGCCCTACACCGCCGCCGATGAAAACGCT GTGTGCGAGATATGCCATAAAACGTGCAGAGACGGCTCGGATTGCAGCGATCTTTTCCCGAGCGATCTGCAAACGTTACCGGCCGATAG GCTAGTGCAACCGTTCCTAACATTAGCGCCTTCTATGTGTATGGTGATAGAGGAGGACGAAATGTTCGTGAGGGAAGGAGAAGAAAACGTTAACG GGGTAAAACCAGGAATAGTTGGCTATGCGTGCGCGGCGCTGAACAGCAAAGAGTTCTACAAGAAACAAGAAGTGGCATGGATACCGGAGATGTGCAAGAAATATCCGGAGCAGCTAACTGAGAGGGAGGACCTGAGTCAGGCGGCTAAG GAGTGCATCCACCACTTCCACCAGTTCAGCGCCCTGGAGCGGGCGCCGCTGGGCGTGCTGCGCGCGCAGCCCGCGCTGCTGACGTGCTGCGTGCGCGCCGACTGCCGCGACCCGCTCGCGCCCGCGCGCCTGCTCACCTGCCTGCTGGCCGCGCTCAGGGCTCATG GTGTGAACGGCGTGCACGCGTGCATTAACGCGACCGACCATTACCTCCTCCAGTTCTACAGCAAGCTCGGGTTCGCGGAGGCGGCCCGCTCGGGCTCCCGCGTGTTCCTCGCGCGCTCCTTCTAG
- the LOC134801065 gene encoding uncharacterized protein LOC134801065 yields MSEISSSTILPNNIYEEELNDETTIDMSYKSLDTIPNINTKSVCVLYLKDNNISTLPDDFFPSLPSLMWLDMRNNKLTEIPITIQEHPCLSHLLLQNNCLTSLPNELGTVFSLKLLQLNGNPLTYPPEEILQAGTSKILSYLHNKYMDAIFTHSQSELSEETASIISVFPESIFSQNARSYNSVIDQAQLVKSKTLSVKFNDKEGASETEEYYSKFKGKKCPRLAESRISFPPKQSAKYLRPLYAPSKQEQDAKMKRSYLKEVALKKHKDFLATSDKILQQRKNAELLRQWQRNYRDCKQLVKSTHTPSFPYDVSPEYMTLLSREDIEKDLPDKYRKKIVRRSKPTIPRKGNSDVHLALRIKQLFDNLESIDLNGGSMTPRTEQKVLLNEIQKITEIKQKLMELTGANGRSFAAD; encoded by the exons ATGTCGGAGATATCTAGTAGTACTATATTACCTAATAACATTTACGAGGAAGAACTAAATGATGAAACCACTATAGATATGTCGTATAAAAGCTTGGACACCATACCAAATATTAATACGAAGTCTGTATGC GTGCTTTACCTGAAAGACAACAACATTTCAACACTTCCTGATGATTTCTTTCCATCTCTACCGAGTCTGATGTGGCTGGACATGAGAAATAATAAACTTACAGAAATTCCTATAACTATTCAGGAGCATCCTTGCCTATCCCATCTATTACTTCAAAATAATTGTTTAACTTCATTGCCCAACGAATTGGGAACGgtatttagtttaaaattattGCAATTGAACGGAAATCCGCTTACATACCCGCCTGAAGAAATATTACAAGCCGGAACTTCAAAAATATTGTCTTACTTACACAATAAGTATATGGACGCCATATTCACTCATTCCCAGTCAGAATTGTCCGAAGAAACAGCTAGCATAATCAGTGTTTTCCCTGAAAGTATTTTTAGCCAAAACGCTCGTAGTTACAATTCGGTCATTGATCAAGCCCAGTTagtaaaaagtaaaactttGTCTGTGAAATTCAACGACAAGGAGGGTGCTTCGGAAACGGAAGAGTACTATTCGAAATTTAAAGGGAAAAAATGCCCAAGGTTGGCCGAGAGTCGTATCAGTTTCCCGCCAAAACAGAGCGCCAAGTATCTTCGGCCGTTGTACGCGCCAAGTAAGCAGGAACAAGATGCCAAGATGAAGAGGAGTTATTTGAAAGAGGTGGCGCTGAAGAAACATAAAGATTTTCTTGCGACCAGTGACAAGATTTTACAACAAAGAAA GAACGCGGAGCTCCTCCGCCAGTGGCAGCGCAACTACCGCGACTGTAAACAACTCGTCAAGAGCACCCACACCCCCAGTTTCCCCTACGACGTCAGCCCGGAGTACATGACTCTGCTCTCTCGGGAGGATATTGAGAAAGACCTGCCCGATAAATATAGGAAGAAGATTGTTCGAAG GTCCAAACCAACGATTCCCAGAAAAGGCAACAGCGACGTCCACCTGGCGCTGCGAATCAAGCAGCTGTTCGACAATCTCGAGTCTATAGACCTCAACGGAGGGTCCATGACGCCTAGAACTGAACAGAAGGTGCTGCTCAACGAGATACAGAAG ATCAcggaaataaaacaaaagctGATGGAGCTGACCGGGGCGAACGGGAGGTCATTTGCAGCAGATTGA